One stretch of Urocitellus parryii isolate mUroPar1 chromosome 12, mUroPar1.hap1, whole genome shotgun sequence DNA includes these proteins:
- the Snx17 gene encoding sorting nexin-17 isoform X1: MHFSIPETESRSGDSGGSAYVAYNIHVNGVLHCRVRYSQLLGLHEQLRKEYGANVLPAFPPKKLFSLTPAEVEQRREQLEKYMQAVRQDPLLGSSETFNSFLRRAQQETQQVPTEEVSLEVLLSNGQKVLVNVLTSDQTEDVLEAVAAKLDLPDDLIGYFSLFLVREREDGAFSFVRKLQEFELPYVSVTSLRSQEYKIVLRKSYWDSAYDDDVMENRVGLNLLYAQTVSDIERGWILVTKEQHRQLKSLQEKVSKKEFLRLAQTLRHYGYLRFDACVADFPEKDCPVVVSAGNSELSLQLRLPGQQLREGSFRVTRMRCWRVTSSVPLPSGGTNSPGRGRGEVRLELAFEYLMSKDRLQWVTITSPQAIMMSICLQSMVDELMVKKSGGSIRKMLRRRVGGTLRRSDSQQAVKSPPLLESPDASRESMVKLSSKLSAVSLRGIGSPSTDASASDVHGNFAFEGIGDEDL; the protein is encoded by the exons ATGCACTTTTCCATTCCTGAAACCGAGTCCCGCAGCGGGGACAGCGGCGGCTCCGCCTACGTG GCCTATAACATTCACGTGAACGGAGTCCTGCACTGTCGGGTGCGCTACagccagctcctggggctgcaCGAGCAG CTTCGGAAGGAGTATGGGGCCAATGTGCTTCCTGCATTCCCCCCAAAGAAGCTTTTCTCTCTGACACCTGCAGAGGTAGAACAGAGGAGAGAGCAGTTAGAGAAGTACATGCAAGCTG TTCGACAAGACCCATTGCTTGGGAGCAGCGAGACCTTTAATAGTTTCCTTCGTCGCGCACAACAG GAGACACAGCAGGTCCCCACAGAGGAGGTCTCCTTGGAAGTGCTGCTCAGCAATGGGCAGAAAGTTCTGGTCAACGTGCTAACTTCAGATCAGACCGAGGATGTTTTGGAG GCTGTAGCTGCAAAGCTGGATCTTCCAGATGACTTGATTGGATACTTTAGTCTCTTCCTTGTTCGAGAAAGAGAGGATGGAGCCTTTTCTT ttGTACGGAAGTTGCAAGAATTTGAGCTGCCTTATGTGTCTGTTACCAGTCTTCGGAGTCAAGAGTATAAGATTGTGCTAAGGAAGAG TTATTGGGACTCTGCCTATGATGACGATGTCATGGAGAACCGAGTTGGCCTGAACCTGCTTTATGCTCAG ACGGTGTCAGATATTGAGCGTGGGTGGATCCTAGTCACCAAAGAGCAGCATCGGCAGCTCAAATCTCTGCAAGAGAAGGTCTCCAAGAAGGAG TTCCTCCGCCTGGCTCAAACCCTGCGGCACTATGGCTACCTGCGCTTCGATGCCTGTGTGGCAGACTTCCCAGAGAAGGATTGTCCAGTGGTGGTGAGTGCAGGCAACAGTGAGCTCAGCCTCCAGCTCCGCCTGCCTGGCCAACAACTTCGCGAAGGCTCCTTCCGGGTCACCCGCATGCGATGCTGGCGGGTCACTTCCTCT GTGCCACTGCCTAGTGGAGGTACAAACAGCCCAGGCCGGGGCCGGGGTGAGGTGCGCCTGGAACTGGCTTTTGAATACCTTATGAGCAAGGACCGGCTACAGTGGGTTACCATCACTAGCCCCCAG GCTATTATGATGAGCATCTGCCTCCAATCAATGGTAGATGAACTGATGGTGAAGAAATCTGGGGGCAGTATCAGGAAG ATGCTGCGCCGGCGGGTAGGGGGCACCCTGAGACGCTCAGATAGCCAGCAAGCAGTGAAATCCCCACCACTGCTC GAGTCACCTGATGCCAGCCGGGAGTCCATGGTCAAACTCTCA AGTAAGCTGAGTGCTGTGAGCTTGCGGGGGATTGGCAGTCCCAGCACAGATGCCAGTGCCAGTGACGTTCACGGCAATTTCGCCTTCGAAGGCATTGGAGATGAGGATCTGTAA
- the Snx17 gene encoding sorting nexin-17 isoform X2 translates to MHFSIPETESRSGDSGGSAYVLRKEYGANVLPAFPPKKLFSLTPAEVEQRREQLEKYMQAVRQDPLLGSSETFNSFLRRAQQETQQVPTEEVSLEVLLSNGQKVLVNVLTSDQTEDVLEAVAAKLDLPDDLIGYFSLFLVREREDGAFSFVRKLQEFELPYVSVTSLRSQEYKIVLRKSYWDSAYDDDVMENRVGLNLLYAQTVSDIERGWILVTKEQHRQLKSLQEKVSKKEFLRLAQTLRHYGYLRFDACVADFPEKDCPVVVSAGNSELSLQLRLPGQQLREGSFRVTRMRCWRVTSSVPLPSGGTNSPGRGRGEVRLELAFEYLMSKDRLQWVTITSPQAIMMSICLQSMVDELMVKKSGGSIRKMLRRRVGGTLRRSDSQQAVKSPPLLESPDASRESMVKLSSKLSAVSLRGIGSPSTDASASDVHGNFAFEGIGDEDL, encoded by the exons ATGCACTTTTCCATTCCTGAAACCGAGTCCCGCAGCGGGGACAGCGGCGGCTCCGCCTACGTG CTTCGGAAGGAGTATGGGGCCAATGTGCTTCCTGCATTCCCCCCAAAGAAGCTTTTCTCTCTGACACCTGCAGAGGTAGAACAGAGGAGAGAGCAGTTAGAGAAGTACATGCAAGCTG TTCGACAAGACCCATTGCTTGGGAGCAGCGAGACCTTTAATAGTTTCCTTCGTCGCGCACAACAG GAGACACAGCAGGTCCCCACAGAGGAGGTCTCCTTGGAAGTGCTGCTCAGCAATGGGCAGAAAGTTCTGGTCAACGTGCTAACTTCAGATCAGACCGAGGATGTTTTGGAG GCTGTAGCTGCAAAGCTGGATCTTCCAGATGACTTGATTGGATACTTTAGTCTCTTCCTTGTTCGAGAAAGAGAGGATGGAGCCTTTTCTT ttGTACGGAAGTTGCAAGAATTTGAGCTGCCTTATGTGTCTGTTACCAGTCTTCGGAGTCAAGAGTATAAGATTGTGCTAAGGAAGAG TTATTGGGACTCTGCCTATGATGACGATGTCATGGAGAACCGAGTTGGCCTGAACCTGCTTTATGCTCAG ACGGTGTCAGATATTGAGCGTGGGTGGATCCTAGTCACCAAAGAGCAGCATCGGCAGCTCAAATCTCTGCAAGAGAAGGTCTCCAAGAAGGAG TTCCTCCGCCTGGCTCAAACCCTGCGGCACTATGGCTACCTGCGCTTCGATGCCTGTGTGGCAGACTTCCCAGAGAAGGATTGTCCAGTGGTGGTGAGTGCAGGCAACAGTGAGCTCAGCCTCCAGCTCCGCCTGCCTGGCCAACAACTTCGCGAAGGCTCCTTCCGGGTCACCCGCATGCGATGCTGGCGGGTCACTTCCTCT GTGCCACTGCCTAGTGGAGGTACAAACAGCCCAGGCCGGGGCCGGGGTGAGGTGCGCCTGGAACTGGCTTTTGAATACCTTATGAGCAAGGACCGGCTACAGTGGGTTACCATCACTAGCCCCCAG GCTATTATGATGAGCATCTGCCTCCAATCAATGGTAGATGAACTGATGGTGAAGAAATCTGGGGGCAGTATCAGGAAG ATGCTGCGCCGGCGGGTAGGGGGCACCCTGAGACGCTCAGATAGCCAGCAAGCAGTGAAATCCCCACCACTGCTC GAGTCACCTGATGCCAGCCGGGAGTCCATGGTCAAACTCTCA AGTAAGCTGAGTGCTGTGAGCTTGCGGGGGATTGGCAGTCCCAGCACAGATGCCAGTGCCAGTGACGTTCACGGCAATTTCGCCTTCGAAGGCATTGGAGATGAGGATCTGTAA
- the Znf513 gene encoding zinc finger protein 513 — translation MPRRKQSHPQPVKCEGVKVDTEDSLDEGPGALVLESDLLLGQDLEFEEEEEEEGDGNSDQLMGFERDSEGDSLGARPGLPYGLSDDESGGGRALSAESEVEEPARGPGEARGERPGPACQLCGGLTGEGPCCGAGGPGGGPPLPPRLLYSCRLCAFVSHYSSHLKRHMQTHSGEKPFRCGRCPYASAQLVNLTRHTRTHTGEKPYRCPHCPFACSSLGNLRRHQRTHAGPPTPPCPTCGFRCCAPRPTRPPSPTEQEGAVPRRSEDALLLPDLSLHVPPGGASFLPDCGQLRGEGEGLCGTGSEPLPELLFPWTCRGCGQELEEGEGSRLGSAMCGRCMRGEAGGGASGVPQGPSDKGFACSLCPFATHYPNHLARHMKTHSGEKPFRCARCPYASAHLDNLKRHQRVHTGEKPYKCPLCPYACGNLANLKRHGRIHSGDKPFRCSLCNYSCNQSMNLKRHMLRHTGEKPFRCATCAYTTGHWDNYKRHQKVHGHGGAGGPGLSATEGWAPPHSPPSVLSTRGPTALGTAGSRALHTDSP, via the exons ATGCCCCGAAGGAAGCAAAGCCACCCGCAGCCCGTGAAATGCGAGGGGGTCAAAG TGGATACAGAAGACTCTCTCGACGAAGGACCCGGGGCACTGGTGTTGGAAAGTGATTTGCTACTAGGCCAGGATCTGGAGtttgaggaggaagaggaggaggaaggtgacGGCAACAGCGACCAGCTCATGGGCTTTGAGAGAGACTCAGAAG GAGACTCTCtgggggccaggcctgggcttcCCTACGGGCTGAGCGACGACGAGTCTGGGGGCGGCCGAGCATTAAGTGCTGAGAGTGAAGTTGAGGAGCCAGCCAGGGGTCCAGGGGAGGCCAGGGGTGAGAGGCCAGGCCCAGCCTGCCAGCTGTGTGGGGGGCTGACAGGTGAGGGGCCGTGTTGTGGGGCAGGAGGGCCGGGTGGGGGGCCCCCGCTGCCCCCACGGCTACTGTACTCATGCCGCCTCTGCGCCTTCGTGTCCCACTACTCGAGCCACCTGAAGCGGCACATGCAGACACACAGCGGGGAGAAGCCGTTCCGCTGTGGCCGCTGCCCCTACGCCTCCGCCCAGCTCGTCAACCTGACACGACATACCCGCACCCACACTGGCGAGAAGCCCTACCGCTGTCCCCACTGCCCCTTTGCCTGCAGCAGCCTGGGCAACCTGAGGCGGCATCAGCGTACCCATGCAGGGCCCCCCACTCCTCCCTGCCCGACCTGTGGCTTCCGCTGCTGTGCTCCACGACCAACCCGGCCTCCCAGTCCCACAGAACAGGAGGGAGCAGTGCCCCGGCGATCTGAAG ATGCTCTGCTCCTTCCAGATTTGAGTCTCCATGTGCCACCAGGTGGTGCCAGTTTCCTGCCAGACTGTGGGCAGCTGCGGGGTGAAGGGGAGGGCCTGTGTGGGACTGGATCAGAACCACTGCCAGAGCTGCTGTTCCCTTGGACCTGCCGGGGCTGTGGACAAGAGCTGGAGGAGGGTGAGGGTAGTCGGCTGGGATCTGCCATGTGTGGGCGCTGCATGCGAGGAGAGGCTGGAGGGGGTGCCAGTGGGGTGCCCCAGGGCCCCAGTGACAAAGGCTTTGCCTGTAGCCTCTGCCCCTTTGCCACTCACTATCCCAACCACCTGGCCCGGCACATGAAGACGCACAGTGGTGAGAAGCCCTTCCGCTGCGCCCGATGCCCTTATGCCTCTGCTCATCTGGATAACCTGAAACGGCACCAGCGTgtccacacaggagagaagccctacaagtgcCCCCTCTGCCCTTATGCCTGTGGCAACCTGGCCAACCTCAAACGTCATGGTCGTATCCACTCTGGCGACAAACCTTTTCGATGTAGCCTTTGCAACTACAGCTGCAACCAGAGCATGAACCTCAAACGCCACATGCTGCGGCACACAGGCGAGAAACCCTTCCGCTGTGCCACCTGCGCCTATACCACAGGCCACTGGGACAACTACAAGCGCCACCAGAAGGTGCATGGCCATGGTggggcaggagggcctggcctCTCTGCCACAGAGGGATGGGCACCACCTCATAGCCCACCCTCTGTTTTGAGCACTCGGGGTCCAACAGCCCTGGGCACTGCTGGTAGCCGGGCTCTCCATACAGACTCACCTTGA
- the Ppm1g gene encoding protein phosphatase 1G, translating to MGAYLSQPNTVKCSGDGVGAPRLPLPYGFSAMQGWRVSMEDAHNCIPELDSETAMFSVYDGHGGEEVALYCAKYLPDIIKDQKAYKEGKLQKALEDAFLAIDAKLTTEEVIKELAQIAGRPTEDEDEKEKVADEDDVDNEEAALLHEEATMTIEELLTRYGQNCHKGPPHSKSGAGTGEEPGSQGLNGEAGPEDPSRETPSQENGPTAKAHTGLSSNSERGTEAGQVGEPGTPTGEAGPSCSSASDKLPRVAKSKFFEDSEDESDEAEEEEEDSEECSEEEDGYSSEEAENEEEEDDTEEAEEDDDDEEEEEEEEEEMMVPGMEGKEEPGSDSGTTAVVALIRGKQLIVANAGDSRCVVSEAGKALDMSYDHKPEDEVELARIKNAGGKVTMDGRVNGGLNLSRAIGDHFYKRNKNLPPEEQMISALPDIKVLTLTDDHEFMVIACDGIWNVMSSQEVVDFIQSKISQRDENGELRLLSSIVEELLDQCLAPDTSGDGTGCDNMTCIIICFKPRNTAELQPESGKRKLEEVLSVEGAEENGNSDKKKAKRD from the exons GATGCTCACAACTGTATACCTGAATTGGATAGTGAGACAGCCATGTTCTCTGTCTACGATGGACATGGAG GGGAGGAAGTTGCCTTGTACTGTGCCAAATATCTTCCTGATATCATCAAAGATCAGAAGGCCTATAAGGAAGGCAAGCTACAGAAG GCTTTAGAAGATGCCTTCTTGGCTATTGATGCCAAATTGACCACTGAGGAAGTCATTAAGGAGTTGGCACAGATTGCTGGGAGACCCACTGAGgatgaagatgaaaaagaaaaagtagctgATGAAGATGATG TGGACAATGAGGAGGCTGCATTGCTGCATGAAGAGGCTACCATGACTATTGAAGAACTGCTGACACGCTACGGGCAGAACTGTCACAAGGGCCCTCCCCACAGCAAATCTGGAGCTGGGACAGGCGAGGAACCAGGGTCCCAGGGCCTCAATGGGGAGGCAGGACCTGAGGACCCATCTAGGGAAACTCCATCACAGGAAAATGGCCCCACAGCCAAGGCCCACACAGGCCTTTCCTCCAACTCCGAACGTGGGACTGAGGCAGGCCAAGTTGGTGAGCCTGGCACTCCCACTGGTGAGGCTGGGCCTTCCTGCTCTTCAGCCTCTGACAAGCTGCCTCGAGTTGCTAAGTCCAAGTTCTTTGAGGACAGTGAGGATGAGTCAGATGAGgcggaggaggaagaggaagacagtGAG GAATGTAGTGAAGAAGAGGATGGCTACAGCAGTGAGGAGGcagaaaatgaggaagaagaagatgacactgaggaggctgaagaggatgatgatgatgaagaggaggaggaggaggaagaagaagaaatgatggTGCCTGGGATGGAAGGCAAAGAGGAG CCTGGCTCTGACAGTGGCACGACAGCGGTGGTGGCTCTCATAAGAGGCAAGCAGTTGATTGTAGCCAATGCAGGAGACTCTCGCTGTGTGGTGTCTGAGGCTGGCAAAGCTTTAGACATGTCCTATGATCACAAACCAGAGGATGAAGTGGAACTAGCACGCATCAAGAATGCTGGTGGCAAGGTCACCATGGATGGACGAGTCAATGGGGGCCTGAACCTCTCCAGAGCTATTG gagACCATTTCTACAAGAGAAACAAGAACCTGCCACCTGAGGAACAGATGATTTCAGCCCTTCCAGACATCAAGGTGTTGACTCTCACAGATGACCATGAATTCATGGTCATTGCCTGTGATGGAATCTG GAATGTGATGAGCAGCCAGGAAGTTGTAGACTTTATTCAATCAAAGATCAGCCAGCGTGATGAAAATGGGGAGCTTCGGTTATTGTCATCTATCGTGGAAGAG CTGCTGGATCAGTGCCTGGCACCAGACACTTCTGGGGATGGTACAGGGTGTGACAACATGACCTGCATCATCATTTGCTTCAAGCCCCGAAACACAGCAGAGCTTCAGCCAGAGAGTGGCAAGCGGAAACTTGAGGAGGTGCTCTCTGTTGAGGGAGCAGAAGAGAATGGCAACAGCGACAAGAAGAAGGCCAAGCGGGACTAG